A stretch of DNA from Malus sylvestris chromosome 9, drMalSylv7.2, whole genome shotgun sequence:
AGTGAGGTGGACAAAGTTAGAAAGTGACTAAAGATACATTCCAAATGAGAACTCCATACCCAACGTGAAGAGAGGTTTAAATTATCTTCACAAAGTCGCATATCATGTAACTGTCTCACATTCACACCATTCTTAATGAGCGCTCCATACCTGTTATGAGTTTTGCACTACCGGCAATGAGGAACAATAAACCGAGTGAAGTTTTACGTTTCTTAACAGACTCACCTATGGTGTCACAATGCCAGCAGCAGAAACCTAATGACCAACTGGTATCCACTTCCCTCGGTCTAGACCAAATGCCCACAAAACTGAGGAGAGTTTCAATAACTACTTACCTTTTCCATCTTTCAGTCGACTCTGAGATTCAGTGACAAGCTAAAGAGCCTCACCATCTATCATGTTGTTGTCTCTATCAATCTCATTCGAAAATACACGACTATATCACCAAATCCAAAAACACAAGATTTTAGCCTATCTATGACTATAAGAAGCTTTCTACATGATCAGAATACCAACCACATTGCTACATATTACTCAAATCTTTGACATAATTACCACAAACAAAAACCATGATAGAGATATATCAAAAAGCTATACTGCTCAGAACGGAGatgataaataaacaaaaattacctTAAACCACCAATTTAATGCATCAAGATGCTTAAGATTAGGCGCTTGCTCAATTAGCTTAACCGTTCTACTCCACAAGTCATAGTAACGTTCCACTATGTTCACAATCTGGACACGAAAATAAACCAGAGACTCAGCATTCTTCAGGGCAAACCTGTAAAAGCTACAGCAATCAAAGCTAATCGAACAAAGATTTGGGCAATCAATCGAAACAGTCTCTTTGATTTCGGAATCATAGAAGAACCCAAATGCCAGCCTCTTCAGCCTTTTGCTACATATCTTCAAGTGATGATGTCCCCAACAGTTTTGAAGCTCCATATCTTCCAAATTAGGGCAACCCAATATCAAATCATTCATCATCTGGTCCTCCAAGCAAACCATATCGAGAAGCAAGGACCGAATCGTCCAAAATCGCATGGTGGACAATTTCGCCGGCAGAGTGAGATAACACCGCGTGAGGCTCAATTTCTCAACACACCCATTTCTCAGAAAAGAGAAAGGGAAATCGTAATGGTGATTATGGGTTTCGTCGTTGTGAAAATCTCTGTGGATGAAGAAGTCGAGGTGGAGCTCCCGGGCGCGGAGGTGGGTGACGGCGGATCGCACCCAGGAGTCGACGTGGGAGTGGTAGTGATCGTGGAAGATGAAAGTGAGGCGGAAAGTGTGGACGGGAGAATTGGGGCGGGAAATCAGAACGCGGTCGACGAACTCGGCGTAGAACTGGCAAGTGTCCGACGGCGGCTCGCGCGGCGGGTAGAGTTCGAATCTGAAATCGAGGGAGGGGACGAGGGACCAGAGAGGGCGCCATTTTTGGGAGATGAGGGAGGTTTGGACCGAGTCTAATGTGGGGAGGAAGGAGAGGATGCGGAGGAGGAGGTCCACCGGCAGATCGTTGAGGCTTCGGTTTTGATTGCTTGCGTCTTCTTCTTCCATCTCCTCTCTCGTGTAAAATGTTTCTGCAATCGGAAAAGCATTTTTAATTGGTAATTTGCATTTTACTGTGACGGTgtgaccaaaaaaaatatatatatatttttttttatttttttaacaaacaatatctATATTAAGGGTAAGAGGATAGGCTAAGTTTCACAATgaattagcaataatgtggttcaaattcgcctttgacaagaatcgaacataagacctctcacttacaagtgaagaggaatactactataTCGTAGTACTAAGGTTTTATTTTTCCTCTTTTAAAAGAGGGACAACTAGTGACAAACCACGGTTATCCTCCATTCCAGGCCCAGAAAGACTATAGAGAATTTTACTCTGCCATTGATCACATTCAAGCAGACTCACCATTTTCAAACACCATGCGCCATATACAATGTGTTATAATATACGTGTCATAATATAAATAGAGCAacactaaaaatatttttttttctatttatattataacacgttATGTATCAACTTGTGTTATGAGCATATGGAAATATATCTCTGTTGGCATGGCATAAACAAGTTGTGTTAAATGATGGCATGATAGGTGAGTCAAAACTACGCCACAACGTTAGTTAACAAAGTAGTTGAGAGAAATACTAACATAAATCTAAAAGTGacagaaatattaaaattaaagtaTGAGAGCGAcattgagaagaagaaaaaaaaataagggtaataaatttagaatttggagaaacTTGAAGATAGTTGAGTGAAATTTATCCTTAATTTATAAAGCATTTTTAGGtctaggctttttttttttttttcaagcttAGAAAATTTGTTAGAatgattttaatttctttttattgttaCATGATGTAATCAAATTGCAAGTGATGGATTCCCCCAATGGCTGATGAATAGAACCTTCTCTTTAAACCTCCTGCATACGAGTTCAAACCCTCCCCTTCCTCTTACTCTTAGTGCACTTAAGGATAGTGGTATCCATACACTCTCATTTTTACTTTCTATACACCgttatttttttgtcattgatctttgatccgACAGTCAAAAATTGAGGGAggtgtacaacaacaacaacaacaacaaagccttttcccactaagtgaggtcggctatatgaatcttagaacgtcattgcgctcggtcctatatcatgtcctccgttagatccaagtactaagtcttttcttagagtctcttccaaagttttcctaggtcttcctctgccccttcggccctgaacctctgtcccgtagtcgcatcttctaaccgaagcgtcagtaggccttctttgcacatgtccaaaccaccgtaaccgattttctctcacctttccttcaatttcggctactcctactttacatcggatatcctcattcctaatcttatcatttctcgtgtgcccacacatccaacgaagcatcctcatctccgctacacccattttatgtataTGTTGATACTTAACCTCCCAACATTCTGTGCTATacaacatcgccggccttattgcagTCCTATAAAAATTCCCcatgagcttcagtggcataaaacggtcacacaacacgccggatgcactcttccacttcatccatccagcttgtattctatggttgaggaaAATTGAGGGGGTGTGtactaaataaaaataagtgtaTAGAGAGCACTACCCTATAAGAATATCGcttatattttaaaacaaaattaatcaaatttgatTGAAATTCTTTGTCAGTTGAAATGTAATAGATAAGCATCGTGAGAGATTTTGTTGAGATTCTATGCATTGTGAGAGATTGCAGCTCAAGACTTCGACTTCCAGCGTTGCTTCCTGTGGCCCCTTCTTTGGGAGTTTACCACATGCCTTATTGATTCAATGTAAATTGCTTCGGCGATCATCCTTGTAAACTCTGAGtagacaaatgaatcgatggaAGACTGCCATTCCATTTCCACCTTCAACTAAGAACTGGATTCGGGTTTAGATGGACAGTGAACTAGCTTTTATCCTTGTGTGAAGCTGAAACTGAACCCGAAAAGAGATTCACTGCAGGCCTTCCCCTTTCACCAGTAATCTCCACATGAACAACGTCCATCCTTGAAATGATGAAAACGCTTTGCATCCCTAACAACTATCTCCCTGTTGACAAGCTTCGATATTAGCTTGGTTGCTGAATGACAATTCACACATGCTCGAAGATTTTTGGTTATCCGAAGTGTAGTTCCTGGAGCAGTGCTGATGAGGCCATAAGCAATTGCCAGCCTCTCACTGTGATTACAAAGTGTCTCTTCTGTCTCTTCATGATTCAAATCATGCAGAACAGAATCTGTATGCGGGATGAATCCTGCCTCCTTCAACCTCCTCTCCAGGCTTTCGAGCTCTTCATAAATTTCCTTAGACCTTGGATGAGACTTGTCTCCCACATGAAATGCCTGAAGCTTCCCATTGACCTCAATCAAACTATGTCCAAGGTCCTTGATCAGTCCTTTTTCCCTCATCAATACTCGTACCTTTGCAACATGATCCCATAAACGGGCTGAAGCATAAAGATTTGAGAGTTGAACATAATGCCCTGTATTATATGGATCTATAGAGAAAAGCTGTTCTGCAGCGTATTCTCCCAAAGTTACATGACGATAAATCTTGCATGAACCCAGAAGTGCTCCCCATACACTTATACCAGGTTCAATTGGCATCTTTCTGATAAAATCGTAAGCTTGATCCAAGCGGCCTGCACGTCCAAGAAGATCAACCACACAAGAATAATGTTGGTTTCCAGGCTGAATCCCGCAGTTTACCATACGGTGGAACAGCTCCCATCCTTCCTCAACAAGGCCTGAATGATTGCATGCAGTGAGGAGCCCTAGGAAGGTGACATCGTTGGGTGGCACTCCTGCCTGCTGCATAGAATGGAAAAGATCGATGGCTTCTCGTGCTCGACCATGTAATCCGTATCCCACGATCATTGCACTCCACACCACAACATCTTTATTAGGCGTTCTATCAAAAACCATTCGAGCAAAATCGACACTTccacattttgcatacatatcaatTAGGGCAGTGTTAACAAAAACATTATTCCTATACtcacttttattgatataaTCGTCCATCCATTTTGCTAGGTCAAGAGAACCCACCTGGGCGCATGCAGAAATAGCAGACCTCATTGTTATTGAATCTGTTCTAAAATGTTTTGTGATCATCTCCCGGAATAGCTCTACAGCCTCATTAGCATAACCAttcttcacataaccagatATCATAGCATTCCACAGTATCACGTTCGGCGTTTGCATCTGATCAAAAAACGATCTGGCAGCCATCACCTGCCCACTTTTTGCATACATTGCCGTGAGTGCAATGAGCAAGTCAGGTTCAAATTCAAGACCCATTTTAATCAAACAACCATGAACAGATGTCCCCTGTCCCAAGTCTTCTACATCAGTATAAGCTTTTAGAACACTAACAAGAACGATCCAATCCGGTTTCACATTCAATTTTCTCATCAGACCAAAAATTCTCAAAGCTTCCAAAGGCTGGCCATTCTGGGCATACCCCGAAATCATCGAAGTCCAGGAAACAACCGTCCTCTCACCTAAACCATCAAACACAGCCCTTGCACGATCTATTCGACTACATTTAGCATACAACGCCACGAGACCATTCTGCACAAAAACATCTGATTCAAACCCATGTCTAAACACCTGTCCATGAACCCGTCGACCCATTTCGAGGTCCGGCATGCCACTGCAAGCTTTAAGCACATGAGGAAAAGTAAACCCATCTGGACTGACACCCATTACTTGCATCCTAGAATACATTTCTATAGCCTGAGAAAACACATTGTGCCTAGAATAACACCTAATGATCGCATTCCACTGAAACACATCTGGGTCAGTAAATTCATCAAACACTTGGCGGGCGTACGAAATATACCCGAGATTCGAGCTTGCATTGACCAATTTGGTGATCAAAAAGCCACTGTCTATCAAACCCAATACAACTAACTGGGCATGGATTTGACCCAACTGGCTCTTTCGGGTCGAACCATCGATCAGAGACCCGAAGAAGGAGTCCGGGTCGAGGCCGTGACGGAGGTGTTGGTCGTCGTAGCAGTACGGGTCTAGACGGAGAGGAGACGAACAGTAGTGACGGATGAAGGTGAATGAAAACGACGCCGGAGTTTCAAAGTCTTGAGACGTCGCCGTTTTGGGAGCCAACGTCAGGAATTTGGCGGGAAGGGGAAAGAGAGAGACTCTGCTAGCGAGAGCCATCTAAGGGCTGATGTTAAGCTTAGAGCATTCAGCGTAGGCCCGTCGAGCAACTTCAGCGTAGGCCCGTCGAGCAACTCCCTATTTAATAGCCTCGAGTGAACGGTAACTacttttaatgaacaataattaCATTTTCATCTTTATtcttaaacaaaataattatggcaatatgtaataaaatattaacattttttattttataaaataataaaaaataattacattTTCATCTTTATtcttaaacaaaataattatggcaatatgtaataaaatattaacattttttattttataaaataataaaaaataattttatttcaaatttcggatatgatttttaatcgGTCTCGTTGTACTATGTttcataaataagaaattacaatccaaagtatttgagaaaatataaaattgtgaTGTAAGGTGGAAAATAATGACaagatatttatagaaaaattaaatctttttttttaattttcaaattttttattaattgtttacattttttattaattttataatgttgCTAACGTCATCCTAACTTCAGCCATGCATCATATGGCCTCAGGCTCTCGGGCCACCAATTCGAGTTAGGCCTCTCACTTGGCCCCCCCTCAGCCCAATCGCCCCCATGGGCTGGAGCTAGGGCTATTGGGTCCTATTCAGTCGCTGGGCCATCGGGCTATTCCCCcaggtggagttgctcttaaagGCGCAAAACAACATAGCCGCGTCTTTATACTGGTATTATGAATTTAAGACCACTGTATTTTGGATCCATTGCAATTCTGGTCACTATAGTTCTATTTTTTCTAATTTGGCCGCCATGTTTAATCTTGTTTGTGAATCAAGTCCAATTGATAAAAATGACTTACATAAAACAGGTTCACTTCTATGTAGTGTTCTAGTCCAATTTTGCCATATAAAGAAAAATTTACACATGGCATGACGTCATCGAGTGCGACACCACAGTTGTATAAAACTTGTTCTATGCATGACCATTTTAGTCTCTTCCCACCGCATCAACATCTCACGAACCCCAACTGCTCTTAGCCATAACCCACCTCTCGGTATAACACTCAATCCACTCCCGCCACAACCCTAGAGCTCACGCCTTCTTCAATTTTACCTTCTATTAGAGAGACGAGtacaaataaatgataaaaaaatagcatttttgtgttttaaagGTGTAAGTTGCTCCACGTgtgtgaaaaatgaaaatagtCAAAATTTAGCAATTCCACTTGAGAGAATTCTACTAGGTTCTAAAATACAATATGGATCGAAATAATGGAAAGCTGAATATGTGACTAAATTCTAAATCAAGGCAAAAATAACAGGCCAGAATTGAAATTTTATCAAAATCCGAGGCCTTTTCTGAAAATTCAACTGTCGGAAATTACGACAAGTGTAGCGAGTTCCAGCAACGAAGATCCAGTTTTCTGCTCAGACCTCCATCGATACAAAGCTTTCTTCCGGTCTCCTCCGTTATGGAGAGGCACATCGAGATTTTCCTGAAGAGGCTTTCCTACGTCTCCATACTCATCGGCACCGTCGCCttcgtcttcctcctcctcaaaacCCCCGACACCTGCGTCGCGCCGGACTCTCCCCCGAAGCCCCACCTCCGCTTCCCCAAATCCTCCTGCGACGCCTCGCCGCGCGTCATCCTCCCTCTCCACAAGAAGAACAAGCGCCTCTGGTCCACCAAGACCTGGCAGAACAAGGTCCACTCCTTCTCCAACTTCTTTCGCGCATTTTATCAAATGGGTCTCCTGCACAACGAGTCCAAGGTCCTCTGCGTCTCCGCCGGCGCCGGCCACGAGGTCATGGCGCTGACCCAGTTGGGCGTTGCCGACGTCACCGGAATTGAGCTCCTCGAGTCGCCTCCGCTGGTGAGCCGGGCGGATCCCCATAACTTGCCTTACTTCGATAATGTGTTTAATTTGGGATTTAGTGCGCATTTCGCGGAGGCGTTGTTTCCGAACCGGTTCGCTGCGGAGATGGAGAGGACGGTGAAGGCCGGCGGGGTGTGTGTGGTGGTTGTGGACGAATGTGGGGATGAGGAGGTTAGGGAGATTGTGGATTTGTTTACGAATTCGAGGTTTGTTGGTGCTCTTAATGTTACATTGACTGGATTGAGAATGACAAGAATTATTATGAAAGTTAAGCATTCACCTTAATTTCCTTTTGGTAATTCTCTCTTTGCTTTACATGTTTATGTGATATGTTTCGAATTCGATTTCTTGTTTGTGTGTGAATTGGTGTTTCTGTCTTAGGATCTGGGGTTAGTGAGCTACTTATACTGTGAATTTGTGATTTGAAAGCGGATTAAGCAACTGCGTAAGAGCTCGAACGGATCTAGATTAAGTTATAACTCTTGTGAAGAAGTATGGCATTGAGAGTGAATGGTTTCGCTATATTGCGTAAGAACTCGAACGGCTCTAGGTTAAGTTTATAACTATTGTGAAGAAGTATGGCATTGAGAGTGAATGGTTTTGATATGTTGCGTAAGAACTCGAACGGCTCTAGGTTAAGTTTATAACTGTTGTGAAGAAGTTTGGCATTGAGAGTGAATGGTTTCGCTATGTTGCGTAAGAACTCGAACGGCTCTAGGTTAAGTTTATAACTGTTGTGAAGAAGTATGGCATTGAGAGTGAATGGTTTCGCTACGTGCTTTGCTTTCCTCTCAAGTTTCGTTATTTCGGGCAAgtttttctgttttggttgtgcTCGTTTGATCTTCTGTTCTTgtcaaatgaaaattttgaacttcGATCGCTTTCTTTGTCTGCTTGAGATCACAAATGCTAGGCACTCTTCGATTGTAAGGATCTTAATGATATATGCAATTTAGGATGTTCTTCTTGTTGGAAACTAGCATGTGTGCTGAATGTGAGTTGGCCTGAGAACATGTATGATAACATCTTCTTTGAGAATCTATGTCAACACCTGGTTTGCTTAATCGACTTATCCACAGGTGCTGAATGTGAATTGACTTAAGAACATAGACGATAACATCTTCCTTGGCGGGTTGGCGATGATTGATGCCCGAGGTTATCGTTCATATCGACATCTGGTTTTCTTGAGCCCGACCTAGTTACAGATTCTTAGGTTCTATCAGTCTTTAAGCACTGGCTTTGAGAATTTGGACACGAACATGGTTTCACAATTTGTTACAAATTGAGTTGAAGTCGATGGTTCACAAAATGCTTCTTGAGTTCGTTTCTTTGATTCTGTCCCTGCTGATGATTTTCACAGTAAGTTTTGAATGACAAGCAAAGGAATTTAGAAGCGAGCAAAACGCGAGTGGGTTGATTAATAAGTCCGGATATCGATTCTCGAATGGAGAATGGACGTTAAACTGAAACACACGAACTTCGTAACTTTTCCATAACTTTTCCATGCGGGATCGTCGATTGTCAATGACAATACCAGATTTTACATCCTAAATCTCGTGTTGATTCACCAAGAACGCCAAGAAGTTTACCACACGAACGTTGTTGATCCTCTGGCTGTAATGAATCAACACAAGATTGCCAAGAAGTTTACCACGCGAAAATTGTTGATTCTCTGAGCTATAACGGCCAATGATCATCGGGATGTCTATACCTTGTTAATTCCGTGGAATATCGGAATTTatagaacaagaacaagaacgaGAAAACTCTCTCAAACTGCACTTGGTTTTCAGTTCAATTCATTATAATCTTCATCCCCATCCGGAATACTAAATACTCTTATTTATAGAAGTTCTACCCACCCACCCCTAATAATTATTGATACATGCACCATAGTTAATGCATCATTACTAGAAACAAACTTATCAAGTTAATCTCACTTAATCTACCCCATTAACATATATTTATGACATTAAATAAGGGTGACTCTTTATTTAATCACTAAACTCTTCAAATCTTCCATGTTGTTGGTTCTTCGTAGAATTCGAAAGGATAATATTAGAGAGACcagatttttaaaccaaatgatatgtTTTTGATGATTAtgttattacttaagtgtttttttttcttattgaaacacatcatttgatttgcaaatttaatttaaaatttaatatccCTAATATTATCCAATTCGAAAAGCCAAATGCATGTTCTCGGAAATGTTGTCCTACGTGCTTCACAACATGTGTATGCTTCTGCATCATTAACATTGTCACCAGTTCACATTGATTAATTAGTAATACTCGGCCTCACtactttaaaacataaattcgtttttatttgaAACCTAACCTTTGAAATTACCATTTATAGCACTTTAATGTGACATGTCCAGTTACTTTTATAGGTTTAATCGCACGTAAGGGAACTTTCTTAAAAGTGACTCTTTATGAACTTTCCGCTACCTTATTTTTGTGGCAAAATTGTCATGCTAACATCATAAAATAATGTGTCAAAAATATGAGATGGTTGAGGGTCCATATATAACCTCATTTTGAGAGTCTCCTTAGTATTTCTCTTCAAGtttattaaaaattacaaaatacatATCATCGTTCAATTAAAGTGACATTGACGTTAAATCTTGGATATCATAGAATGtcggctttttagccaaaatgatccctaagatttgcataattcATAACTTTGGTTCTTAAGATTTGAAATTAATAGAAGTAGACCctaagtttgtccaccatcaatcattttggtcattccatgaaaaatctctattaaataaggctaaaatgataaaaatactctcaatttttgtcaaatcatttgacccattgtttattaaattgagggtaattttgtcatcaggatcaaaatgattaatggtggacaaactcagggaccactttcTATTAATTTCAAATATCAGGGATCAAAGTAAtgagttatacaaatctcaaatgtcattttgattaaaaagccTAGAATGATTGGTTATAGGTCTTTTCTGAGCAAACACTTTGTGCAATCTTGGTCTTACCTAAACTTCAATTTGGTAAAGTTTCCCCTTTTAaattaagagtaaattgtagctatggtcccttaactttaactcaattggagcaatggtccttcaactaaaaattcattaccattggtccttcaactcatcaaaacgtgcagctatggtccctcaactaaaaatccattacatTTGGttcttcaactttaattcaactggagaaatggtcccttaactttaacccaattatagcaatggtccttccaacataactcgttttgacaaaaaaatttacatagttgacgaaaatgaccataattacacactttgatgagttgagggaccctaattatatacatggttattccaacataacatattttgacaaaattttgaagaaattgatgaaaaaa
This window harbors:
- the LOC126582699 gene encoding pentatricopeptide repeat-containing protein At3g12770 — encoded protein: MALASRVSLFPLPAKFLTLAPKTATSQDFETPASFSFTFIRHYCSSPLRLDPYCYDDQHLRHGLDPDSFFGSLIDGSTRKSQLGQIHAQLVVLGLIDSGFLITKLVNASSNLGYISYARQVFDEFTDPDVFQWNAIIRCYSRHNVFSQAIEMYSRMQVMGVSPDGFTFPHVLKACSGMPDLEMGRRVHGQVFRHGFESDVFVQNGLVALYAKCSRIDRARAVFDGLGERTVVSWTSMISGYAQNGQPLEALRIFGLMRKLNVKPDWIVLVSVLKAYTDVEDLGQGTSVHGCLIKMGLEFEPDLLIALTAMYAKSGQVMAARSFFDQMQTPNVILWNAMISGYVKNGYANEAVELFREMITKHFRTDSITMRSAISACAQVGSLDLAKWMDDYINKSEYRNNVFVNTALIDMYAKCGSVDFARMVFDRTPNKDVVVWSAMIVGYGLHGRAREAIDLFHSMQQAGVPPNDVTFLGLLTACNHSGLVEEGWELFHRMVNCGIQPGNQHYSCVVDLLGRAGRLDQAYDFIRKMPIEPGISVWGALLGSCKIYRHVTLGEYAAEQLFSIDPYNTGHYVQLSNLYASARLWDHVAKVRVLMREKGLIKDLGHSLIEVNGKLQAFHVGDKSHPRSKEIYEELESLERRLKEAGFIPHTDSVLHDLNHEETEETLCNHSERLAIAYGLISTAPGTTLRITKNLRACVNCHSATKLISKLVNREIVVRDAKRFHHFKDGRCSCGDYW
- the LOC126634075 gene encoding uncharacterized protein LOC126634075, producing the protein MERHIEIFLKRLSYVSILIGTVAFVFLLLKTPDTCVAPDSPPKPHLRFPKSSCDASPRVILPLHKKNKRLWSTKTWQNKVHSFSNFFRAFYQMGLLHNESKVLCVSAGAGHEVMALTQLGVADVTGIELLESPPLVSRADPHNLPYFDNVFNLGFSAHFAEALFPNRFAAEMERTVKAGGVCVVVVDECGDEEVREIVDLFTNSRFVGALNVTLTGLRMTRIIMKVKHSP